One Brassica napus cultivar Da-Ae chromosome A1, Da-Ae, whole genome shotgun sequence genomic region harbors:
- the LOC106381022 gene encoding PYK10-binding protein 2-like: MAQKVEAQGGKGGNQWDDGSEHDAVTKIQVGAGGIGIQYVKFDYVKNGQTEEAPLRGIKGRSIPADPFVINHPEEHLVSVEGWYNPEGLIQGLKFNSNKKSSDVIGYNDGTSFTLQVQDKKIVGFHGFAGDYVHSLGAYFAPLTSSTSLTPAKKLPALGSDEGTAWDDGAHQGVKKVYVGQGHDGVSAVKFEYVNGSEVVVGDERGKPTLLGFEEFELDYPSEYITVVHGTVDKIFGSGSAVITMLKFETNKRTSNPFGLEAGASFKVKEEGHKIVGFHGKANELLHQIGVHVLPITN, translated from the exons ATGGCTCAAAAGGTGGAAGCACAAGGAGGGAAAGGAGGCAATCAATGGGATGATGGATCCGAACACGATGCAGTGACCAAGATTCAGGTCGGAGCAGGTGGAATAGGCATTCAATATGTTAAGTTCGATTATGTCAAAAACGGACAAACCGAAGAGGCCCCTCTTCGCGGTATCAAAGGCCGTAGTATCCCAGCTGATCCG TTTGTGATTAACCATCCTGAGGAGCATCTAGTTTCCGTAGAAGGTTGGTATAACCCTGAAGGTCTCATTCAAGGGCTTAAGTTCAACTCCAACAAGAAGTCTTCTGATGTCATTGGATACAATGATGGCACTTCATTCACTCTTCAAGTTCAAGACAAGAAGATCGTTGGGTTTCATGGGTTTGCCGGAGACTATGTACATTCTCTTGGCGCTTACTTTGCTCCATTGACTAGTTCCACCTCGTTAACCCCTGCCAAGAAGTTACCGGCACTTGGTAGTGATGAAGGAACTGCATGGGACGATGGTGCTCACCAAGGTGTTAAAAAGGTGTATGTAGGTCAAGGCCATGATGGTGTATCAGCGGTTAAGTTTGAGTACGTCAATGGTTCTGAAGTGGTTGTTGGAGATGAGCGTGGAAAGCCTACTCTACTCGGGTTCGAAGAG TTCGAGCTTGACTATCCAAGTGAATACATCACGGTTGTTCATGGCACAGTTGACAAAATCTTTGGGAGTGGCTCTGCCGTCATCACCATGCTTAAGTTCGAGACTAATAAGCGAACATCTAATCCCTTTGGGCTTGAAGCTGGCGCAAGTTTCAAAGTCAAAGAGGAAGGCCACAAGATTGTTGGGTTTCATGGAAAAGCCAATGAGCTGCTTCATCAGATTGGAGTCCATGTCCTCCCAATCACCAACTGA